CGGGAATTAATCAGACCTTCCCTAAGTCCAACAGGAAGTAGAAGTAACGAACGCATCGGTGATGCCGTCAGAAACGAGGACTGCTGCATTGACAGGATGCAGTTCGGCCGGTAGCCTGCGTCTACACCAGATTTCATCGAGAGTATACCGTGACATCCCGTTGGCGTCTTCCTCAGCACGATTACTGGTCCACGCCGTTTGCCGAGTCGTTGTTGCGCCATCTTGATCTGTGTCCCGGCGCCACGGTTCTTGATGTCGCAGGAGGCCATGGTATTCCTGCGTTCTACGTGGCCGAGCAGGTTGGTTCCGGTGGGCAGGTGCTCAGTATCGACGTGAGTGCCGGACAAGTGGCGCGCGCGCGATCGATCCAGGGCTCCCACCTTCCCTGGCTGCAATTTGAGTGTGTCGATCTCCGCGCATTGCCGGCGGATCTTCCCGCCTATGATCGCATCACCGGCAATCTGTCCGTGATGTTCTTTCGCCCGAACCGCTTCGAAGTCATCCAAGGATTGGCGGCTCACCTGAATCCAGGCGGCCAGATGGTCTTGACCTTTCCCTCCCTCGGCACCTTCGATTCCCTGTGGCGTCGGGTCGATCAGGAGATGGCGACGCTGGGGCTGCTCACAGAGCGCCGACGTCTCGAAGCTTATATCGCCGAGCGGCCGTCTGCGGAGGAGGGGAGGGAATGGCTCGATGGAGCCGGCCTCCACCGCATTGAGGTGGCGGAGTATCCCCTGGAGGTCGCAACTGGTCCAGGCCAGGAGCTCTTGCATCATCCGCTGTTGCGAGGCGGATTCCTCGACGACGTATTTGAATGTTTTGATGATCAGCTATTAGCCGAACGCGTCATGACGCAGGTATCGGAAGATCTCGACGGCGTGCTCCCATTGATCGCGCAACGATGCGTGCTCGCCGGTTGGAAGCCGGCTTCCGGAATGTGAACGGGCGGAGAGTCGTCGTCTGTAGTGACGGCTAGCGTGCGGAAGAGGCCGCGGTCCTGAGCGATGAGGCCAGGCCCAGCTTTGACAGTGTGAAGATCAGCCACTTCGACGGGTCGAAGTTGTACCACCGGGGACCGTTGCGGTAATCGTTTTGATGTGTGTGGTGGTAATTGTGGTATCCCTCGCCGAATGTCAGCAAGGATACCCACCAGCTGTCGCGGCTGGAATCTGCCTGGCTATGCGGCTGACGCCCCCAGAGGTGGCAGACTGAATTGATGCAAAAGGTTGAGTTGAGTACGGCAAAGGCGCGTCCGACGCCCGCGAGCAGAAAGCATCCCAGCCCGCCCATCCAGCCGTTGTAGAGAAAGCCTA
The sequence above is drawn from the Nitrospira sp. genome and encodes:
- a CDS encoding class I SAM-dependent methyltransferase — protein: MTSRWRLPQHDYWSTPFAESLLRHLDLCPGATVLDVAGGHGIPAFYVAEQVGSGGQVLSIDVSAGQVARARSIQGSHLPWLQFECVDLRALPADLPAYDRITGNLSVMFFRPNRFEVIQGLAAHLNPGGQMVLTFPSLGTFDSLWRRVDQEMATLGLLTERRRLEAYIAERPSAEEGREWLDGAGLHRIEVAEYPLEVATGPGQELLHHPLLRGGFLDDVFECFDDQLLAERVMTQVSEDLDGVLPLIAQRCVLAGWKPASGM